Proteins found in one Pseudomonadota bacterium genomic segment:
- a CDS encoding ATP synthase subunit I — MPTRLEFGSDALDLMTSGRLIASFLGGMGLGLLYFGGLWWTVRRLPTRAHPVAWLFGSFLLRTVAVLAGLYVLSAGEVLPLTVSLAGMVLLRLLLTRHIAAIRDTGPMSTPPTAGSTRSR, encoded by the coding sequence GTGCCAACCCGTCTTGAATTTGGGAGCGATGCCTTGGACCTCATGACATCCGGCCGACTGATCGCATCCTTCTTAGGCGGTATGGGTTTGGGTCTGTTGTATTTTGGCGGCCTGTGGTGGACCGTGCGTCGCCTGCCGACGCGTGCGCATCCCGTAGCTTGGTTGTTCGGGAGTTTTTTGCTCCGCACCGTCGCGGTACTCGCCGGTTTGTATGTCCTCTCGGCAGGAGAGGTATTGCCGTTGACCGTCAGCTTGGCGGGAATGGTGCTGTTGCGCCTGTTGCTCACACGGCACATCGCGGCGATCCGTGATACCGGCCCGATGTCTACGCCGCCGACTGCCGGGTCGACGAGGAGCCGCTGA
- a CDS encoding F0F1 ATP synthase subunit A, which produces MRISPDELVFWQWDAITVNATLVFTWIVMVILAGGSALLTRHLRVEPPLSRWQNLLEVVVSGMRNQIRDVSRQEPGPFLPFVGTLFLFIASSNLLAIVPGFIAPTGSLSTTVALALCVFVAVPGYGVVRRGVFGYLRQYIQPTPFMLPFNIIGELSRTLALAVRLYGNMMSGTVIVGILLGLTPLVFPVVMQAFGMLTGLIQAYIFAVLAMVYIASASTAQRQPLQPNNAEPPTSHPPKHTGEKPYD; this is translated from the coding sequence ATGCGTATCAGTCCGGATGAACTCGTTTTCTGGCAGTGGGATGCCATCACCGTCAACGCGACCTTGGTCTTTACCTGGATCGTGATGGTCATACTGGCGGGTGGGTCCGCCCTGCTCACCCGCCATCTGCGAGTGGAGCCACCGTTATCTCGCTGGCAAAATCTGTTGGAGGTTGTGGTCAGCGGAATGCGAAATCAGATCCGCGATGTAAGCCGGCAGGAACCCGGACCATTCCTGCCTTTCGTGGGCACCCTGTTTTTGTTCATCGCCAGCTCCAACCTACTGGCCATCGTCCCCGGCTTCATTGCCCCCACCGGGTCCCTCTCGACGACGGTCGCATTGGCGCTGTGCGTGTTTGTCGCCGTGCCAGGTTACGGCGTCGTTCGGCGCGGGGTGTTCGGCTATTTGCGCCAATACATTCAGCCGACGCCGTTCATGTTGCCCTTCAACATCATCGGCGAGCTCTCACGGACACTGGCACTGGCTGTTCGCCTCTATGGCAACATGATGAGCGGTACCGTTATCGTCGGTATCCTGCTGGGCCTCACCCCGCTGGTATTCCCGGTGGTGATGCAAGCGTTCGGCATGCTCACGGGGCTGATTCAAGCCTATATCTTTGCCGTTCTGGCTATGGTCTACATCGCCTCGGCGAGTACCGCGCAGCGCCAGCCATTGCAACCCAATAATGCTGAACCGCCAACATCCCATCCCCCTAAGCACACAGGAGAGAAACCCTATGACTGA
- a CDS encoding F0F1 ATP synthase subunit C, translated as MTDLGLIGMISIITAGLTIAIGAIAPALGEGRAVAQALASIAQQPDESDTITRTLFVGLAMIESTAIYCFVVTMILIFANPFWNHFLGGG; from the coding sequence ATGACTGACCTCGGTTTGATCGGGATGATTTCGATCATCACCGCCGGTCTGACCATCGCAATCGGTGCCATCGCACCGGCGCTGGGGGAAGGCCGGGCAGTCGCCCAGGCCCTGGCTTCGATCGCCCAACAGCCGGACGAATCCGACACCATCACCCGCACCTTGTTCGTGGGTTTGGCCATGATCGAGTCCACGGCCATCTACTGCTTTGTGGTGACCATGATTCTGATCTTTGCCAACCCGTTCTGGAACCACTTCCTCGGCGGGGGCTGA
- the atpF gene encoding F0F1 ATP synthase subunit B, with the protein MQIDWFTVGAQVVNFLILVYLLKRFLYGPIIHAMAQREQTIADRLEDAKRQSQNALAAEREYQARTQDLEQTRSRYLGEARDEAEKARETLIEQARSDVDQLRQRWKQQLSHERLAFFREVRQTVGRQSCAIARRTIAELADTDLQSGAVRMFCHRLNDLEPAERNAVAAAMQATPPTVETALPLAEADRRDLAAALATLSTDGPSPRFEVNPDLICGIALMMPGKKLTWSAADYVDELERELTAVLGSHLDGSQDEIASA; encoded by the coding sequence ATGCAGATCGATTGGTTTACCGTGGGCGCCCAGGTAGTGAATTTTCTGATTCTGGTCTACCTGCTGAAGCGGTTTTTGTACGGACCGATCATCCACGCCATGGCGCAACGCGAACAGACCATCGCCGATCGGCTGGAAGACGCCAAACGCCAGAGCCAAAATGCCCTTGCTGCCGAGCGGGAATACCAAGCGCGTACGCAGGATCTGGAGCAAACGCGCAGCCGCTATCTGGGCGAAGCGCGAGATGAGGCCGAGAAAGCGCGCGAGACTCTCATCGAACAGGCCAGGTCGGACGTCGACCAACTTCGGCAACGCTGGAAACAACAACTGAGCCATGAACGCTTGGCGTTTTTTCGCGAAGTGCGTCAAACCGTGGGCCGCCAATCCTGCGCGATCGCCCGGCGAACGATCGCCGAACTGGCAGACACCGACTTGCAATCGGGCGCCGTACGTATGTTTTGCCACCGTCTGAATGATCTTGAGCCCGCGGAGCGCAACGCCGTGGCCGCTGCGATGCAAGCCACGCCACCGACCGTAGAGACCGCCCTGCCCCTCGCCGAGGCGGATCGCCGGGATCTCGCTGCGGCGTTGGCAACGCTCTCGACCGATGGTCCTTCCCCCCGCTTTGAAGTCAACCCGGATCTGATTTGCGGCATTGCACTGATGATGCCGGGCAAAAAGCTGACCTGGAGTGCGGCCGACTATGTCGATGAATTGGAACGCGAACTGACCGCCGTGCTCGGATCTCATCTCGACGGAAGTCAGGATGAGATAGCATCCGCATGA
- a CDS encoding alternate F1F0 ATPase, F1 subunit alpha, producing the protein MKETEAVLKDTERQLEATLAQHQARLNPVETGCVTYVGQGVALVEGLPSVGSQELVRFANGDEGVAMSLDPGQVGVVLLSRGDEVRAGTEVTRTGRVVDVPVGAPLLGRVIDATGRVLDRGPPLPELERWPIERDAPAILDRAPVTEPLATGFKVIDALIPVGHGQRELILGDRQTGKTTVALDTVINQKDQEVICIWCAIGQRTAAVAHVVETLRQHHALAYTVVMVAAGEDPPGLQYITPYAATSLAEYFMQDGRRVLIVYDDLTRHARAYRELCLLLRRPPGREAYPGDIFYIHSRLLERSTHLRQELGGGSLTALPIVETEAQNLAAYIPTNLISITDGQIYLSPELFHRGILPAIDVGKSVSRVGGKAQLPAYRAVAGDLRLSYAQFEELEAFARFGTRLDDATRQALERGRRVRETLKQAEHVPLTVAEQIVILLALNAGLFDAMPVEQLADAQQRLCDAFRTQLPELLHRLARGEKLEEKDREYILETTRGLLTPE; encoded by the coding sequence ATGAAAGAAACCGAAGCCGTCCTGAAAGATACCGAACGCCAACTGGAAGCGACGTTGGCGCAACACCAGGCGCGGTTGAATCCCGTGGAAACCGGATGTGTCACCTACGTGGGCCAGGGGGTGGCATTGGTCGAGGGGCTCCCCAGCGTGGGCTCACAGGAATTGGTTCGTTTCGCCAACGGCGACGAAGGCGTGGCCATGTCGCTGGATCCCGGACAGGTCGGGGTGGTGTTGCTAAGCCGCGGCGACGAAGTCCGAGCCGGCACCGAGGTCACCCGTACCGGGCGGGTGGTTGACGTACCGGTGGGCGCGCCGCTACTCGGCCGGGTGATCGACGCCACGGGGCGGGTTCTGGATAGGGGGCCACCCCTGCCGGAACTGGAACGTTGGCCGATCGAGCGCGACGCGCCCGCGATTCTGGACCGGGCCCCGGTCACCGAACCTCTGGCCACCGGTTTCAAGGTCATTGACGCACTGATTCCCGTCGGTCACGGCCAGCGCGAACTGATCTTGGGTGATCGCCAAACCGGCAAAACCACCGTGGCACTGGATACCGTGATCAACCAAAAAGACCAAGAGGTGATCTGCATCTGGTGCGCTATCGGTCAGCGAACCGCCGCCGTCGCCCACGTGGTCGAGACCCTACGCCAACACCATGCCTTGGCCTATACCGTGGTCATGGTGGCGGCCGGCGAAGATCCCCCGGGATTGCAATACATCACCCCCTACGCGGCCACCAGTCTTGCCGAGTACTTCATGCAAGACGGTCGACGGGTGCTAATCGTCTACGACGACCTGACCCGCCATGCCCGCGCGTATCGGGAACTGTGCCTGCTATTGCGGCGCCCCCCCGGACGTGAGGCCTACCCCGGCGATATTTTTTATATTCATTCCCGGCTGCTGGAGCGTTCGACCCATTTGCGCCAGGAACTGGGCGGCGGCTCGCTCACGGCGCTACCCATCGTCGAGACCGAGGCGCAGAACCTCGCGGCCTATATCCCCACCAATCTGATTTCCATCACAGACGGCCAAATCTATCTCTCCCCCGAGCTGTTTCATCGAGGCATTCTACCGGCGATCGACGTCGGCAAATCGGTCTCACGCGTGGGCGGTAAGGCCCAACTCCCCGCCTATCGGGCGGTGGCCGGCGATTTGCGTTTGTCCTACGCCCAGTTCGAAGAATTGGAGGCCTTCGCCCGTTTCGGCACCCGCCTCGATGACGCCACCCGCCAAGCCTTGGAACGCGGGCGACGGGTACGAGAGACTTTGAAACAGGCGGAACACGTCCCACTGACCGTCGCAGAACAAATCGTCATTTTGTTGGCTCTGAACGCGGGCTTGTTCGATGCCATGCCAGTGGAACAACTGGCCGATGCGCAGCAGCGCCTATGTGACGCTTTTCGCACCCAATTGCCGGAGCTTCTTCATCGCTTGGCACGGGGCGAGAAACTGGAAGAAAAAGACCGCGAATACATCCTGGAAACCACGCGTGGTTTGCTGACACCGGAATAA
- a CDS encoding F0F1 ATP synthase subunit gamma — METLDLLRRQIDTTEDLQTIVRTMKALSAVSVRQYERAQTALAEYNRTVALGLYALLKEPAPPTGGTRRQEPSRAGWVVMGSDHGLCGRFNEDLCHEVATDIQQHRKTGGTARLLVVGDRAGAHLEALGYPPETILMTPSAASAITTTVTELLIQLDQWQQAAKLDTVWLFHNRRTASSVHFPTRIPLLPVDPAHLREIAGNRWPSRRIPTHTLPAERLLSALIREFLFVSLFRACAESLASEHNSRLAAMYAAEKNIQERLEELGARYRQQRQQAITAELLDVTSGFEVLSDDTDRRLG, encoded by the coding sequence ATGGAAACCCTTGACCTGCTCCGCCGCCAGATCGATACCACAGAAGATCTGCAAACCATCGTGCGGACGATGAAAGCCCTCTCGGCCGTCAGTGTCCGTCAGTACGAGCGTGCACAAACGGCGCTGGCCGAGTACAACCGCACCGTGGCATTGGGCTTGTATGCCCTGCTCAAAGAGCCGGCACCACCCACCGGAGGGACACGGCGGCAAGAACCAAGCCGTGCCGGCTGGGTGGTAATGGGCTCCGATCACGGTCTATGCGGCCGTTTCAATGAAGACCTGTGCCATGAAGTGGCGACAGATATTCAGCAACACCGCAAGACCGGAGGCACAGCTCGGCTGTTGGTCGTCGGCGATCGCGCCGGCGCGCATCTGGAAGCGTTGGGATACCCGCCGGAGACCATCCTCATGACCCCCTCAGCCGCCAGCGCCATCACCACGACAGTGACGGAGCTGTTGATTCAGCTCGATCAGTGGCAACAAGCGGCGAAGCTCGATACGGTTTGGCTGTTTCACAATCGACGCACAGCCAGCTCGGTGCATTTTCCCACGCGAATCCCGTTGCTTCCGGTGGACCCGGCCCACCTGAGAGAAATTGCCGGCAACCGATGGCCATCACGCCGTATTCCCACCCACACGCTGCCCGCGGAGCGCCTGCTGTCGGCTTTAATTCGCGAGTTTCTTTTCGTGAGTTTGTTTCGCGCCTGTGCCGAGTCTTTGGCCAGCGAACACAACAGTCGGCTTGCCGCCATGTACGCGGCCGAGAAAAACATCCAAGAGCGTCTCGAAGAGTTGGGGGCACGCTACCGCCAGCAACGCCAACAAGCCATCACCGCGGAGCTCTTGGATGTAACATCCGGCTTCGAGGTGCTCAGCGACGATACCGACCGCCGCTTGGGCTAA
- a CDS encoding MFS transporter: protein MRFTTEPAVERLYGLVANEEDARVCTDISDEACREVPGNFFLMLSSLVLTKIGDLLINPKTVLAWLIGAVGAPPALVAWLVPIRESGSLIPQLIIAAQIRRQPHRKPVWVIGSTLQGLCVLAMGISVYLLEGTAAGLAVVGLLIAWSLSRGLCSVAMKDVQGKCIPKTRRGRLAGLASTFSGVATLVITMLAFSTNRDPSLPFYTGLLFGAGLLWMGAALLFSRIDEFAGETAGGGNALNDAIRSLSLLKWDKPFRDFVMTRGLLMASALGAPFLVVLTQDGGGWMLGSFVLASALASMLSAGIWGWMADVSSRLVMVRAGALAALVCLTGACLALAAEGDKTLGWIYPGLFFVLAVAHDGVRIGRKTYLVDMAGGNKRTDYVAVSNTVIGVLLLVVGGLSALASSISPAVALLLLAAMGLTGAVSAVRLPTV from the coding sequence TTGCGGTTCACGACAGAACCCGCCGTTGAACGGCTCTACGGCCTGGTGGCCAACGAAGAAGATGCCCGGGTCTGTACCGACATCTCCGATGAAGCATGCCGGGAAGTTCCCGGTAATTTCTTCCTGATGCTGAGCAGCCTGGTGCTCACCAAGATCGGTGATCTGCTGATCAATCCGAAAACCGTTTTGGCCTGGCTCATCGGCGCGGTTGGCGCACCACCGGCGCTGGTGGCCTGGCTGGTACCGATCCGTGAATCCGGCTCCCTAATCCCGCAACTGATCATCGCGGCGCAGATTCGCAGGCAACCACACCGGAAGCCGGTCTGGGTCATCGGCAGTACGTTGCAAGGCCTGTGCGTTCTGGCGATGGGCATCAGCGTCTATCTGCTGGAGGGCACGGCAGCGGGACTGGCCGTGGTGGGCTTGCTGATCGCCTGGAGTTTAAGCCGGGGATTGTGTTCGGTGGCCATGAAGGATGTGCAGGGCAAATGCATACCGAAGACCCGGCGCGGACGCCTGGCCGGTCTGGCCAGCACCTTCTCCGGTGTGGCCACCTTGGTGATCACCATGCTCGCGTTTTCCACCAACCGCGATCCCTCTCTACCGTTCTATACCGGTTTGCTGTTCGGTGCCGGACTGTTGTGGATGGGTGCCGCCCTTTTGTTTTCACGTATCGATGAGTTTGCCGGAGAGACCGCCGGCGGTGGCAATGCCTTGAACGATGCGATCCGAAGTCTCAGCCTGTTAAAGTGGGACAAACCCTTTCGCGATTTCGTCATGACAAGGGGACTACTCATGGCCTCGGCCTTGGGCGCGCCCTTTCTCGTGGTACTCACACAGGACGGTGGCGGCTGGATGTTGGGAAGTTTTGTTCTAGCGTCCGCCCTCGCCAGCATGCTCAGTGCCGGCATCTGGGGCTGGATGGCCGACGTATCCAGTCGCTTGGTGATGGTTCGCGCCGGCGCGCTGGCGGCCCTCGTTTGCCTGACCGGGGCGTGCCTGGCACTGGCAGCAGAGGGGGATAAGACGCTGGGTTGGATATATCCGGGACTGTTCTTTGTCCTGGCCGTTGCCCACGATGGCGTGCGGATCGGCCGCAAAACCTATCTCGTGGACATGGCCGGCGGCAACAAGCGCACCGATTATGTCGCTGTCAGCAATACGGTCATTGGCGTGTTGTTACTGGTGGTGGGCGGACTCAGTGCGCTCGCATCGTCCATCTCTCCGGCCGTGGCCCTGTTGTTGCTGGCCGCGATGGGATTGACCGGAGCCGTCAGCGCCGTCCGGCTACCCACCGTTTGA
- a CDS encoding Rrf2 family transcriptional regulator encodes MHITRYTDYSLRVLIYLGLKRHELVTIKEIADCYRISKNHLVKVVYELNRRGYIETIRGKGGGIRLRVRPDALPLGDFVRETEQDLALVECFAATDACRISRPCRLKGVLRDALEAFFDHLNQYTLADLIEPEQDLGLALGIRPFARSYHVSDKRN; translated from the coding sequence ATGCATATCACCCGTTACACGGATTATTCCTTGCGTGTGCTCATTTACCTGGGGCTTAAACGTCACGAGTTGGTGACCATCAAAGAGATCGCCGATTGCTATCGCATCTCCAAGAATCATCTGGTGAAAGTAGTCTACGAGCTAAACCGGCGAGGCTATATCGAAACCATCCGCGGCAAGGGGGGAGGCATTCGCCTGCGGGTGCGACCCGATGCGCTCCCCTTGGGGGATTTCGTTCGGGAGACCGAGCAGGATCTGGCGTTGGTGGAGTGTTTCGCTGCCACCGACGCCTGCCGGATCAGCCGTCCCTGTCGCCTGAAGGGTGTTTTGCGGGACGCGTTGGAGGCCTTTTTCGATCATCTCAACCAATACACCTTGGCGGACCTGATCGAGCCGGAGCAAGACCTGGGTCTGGCTTTGGGCATTCGGCCGTTCGCGAGGTCATATCACGTCTCCGACAAACGCAACTAG